In one window of Ruminococcus hominis DNA:
- the dtd gene encoding D-aminoacyl-tRNA deacylase → MRFVIQRVTESSVSVDGTVIGQIGKGFMVLIGVAESDTEEIADKLIRKLIGLRIFEDENGKTNLSLADVDGELLLISQFTLYANCKKGNRPSFIDAGNPDKANALYEYIISKCKEQVGIVQTGSFGADMKISLINDGPFTIILDSEKL, encoded by the coding sequence ATGAGATTTGTAATACAAAGAGTTACCGAATCTTCTGTTTCTGTTGATGGTACGGTCATTGGACAGATTGGAAAGGGCTTTATGGTTTTAATTGGTGTAGCTGAATCAGACACGGAAGAAATTGCTGATAAATTAATCCGCAAATTAATCGGGCTTCGTATTTTTGAAGATGAAAATGGAAAGACAAACCTATCCTTAGCAGATGTCGACGGAGAACTTCTTTTAATTTCACAATTTACCCTTTACGCAAATTGCAAAAAAGGCAATCGTCCGAGTTTTATAGATGCCGGCAATCCAGACAAAGCAAACGCACTCTACGAATATATTATCTCCAAGTGCAAGGAACAAGTTGGCATTGTACAAACTGGAAGCTTTGGTGCAGACATGAAGATTTCTCTCATAAACGATGGCCCGTTTACAATTATTTTAGATTCTGAAAAATTATAA
- a CDS encoding glutamine--tRNA ligase/YqeY domain fusion protein, protein MENETVSKNFIEQEIDKDLAEGVYDHVCTRFPPEPNGYLHIGHAKSILLNYGLAQEYDGEFHMRFDDTNPTKEKMEFVDSIKEDIKWLGADWKQHLYFASDYFDQMYDCAVKLIKKGKAYVCDLTAEEIRQYRGTLTEAGKESPYRNRSVEENLQLFEEMRDGKYEDGTKVLRAKIDMASPNINMRDPVIYRVAHMTHHNTGDKWCIYPMYDFAHPIEDAIEGITHSICTLEFEDHRPLYDWVVRECEFTMPPRQIEFAKLYLTNVVTGKRYIKKLVEDKIVDGWDDPRLVSIAALRRRGFTPESIKMFIEMCGISKAQSSVDYAMLEYCIREDLKLKKSRMMAVLDPIKLVIDNYPEGQIEYLDVPNNLENEELGTRKVPFCRELYIERDDFMEEPPKKYFRLFPDNEVRLMSAYFVKCVGYEKDEDGNVTVVHCTYDPETKSGSGFTGRKVKGTIHWVAAPTAQKAEVRLYENLVDEEKGVYNKEDGSLNLNPNSLTILKECYVEPSFQDAKAYDSFQFVRTGYFCIDAKDSTTENLVFNRIVSLKSSFKLPKK, encoded by the coding sequence ATGGAGAACGAAACTGTTTCAAAAAACTTTATAGAACAGGAAATAGATAAAGATCTGGCGGAAGGTGTATATGATCATGTGTGTACACGATTCCCACCGGAGCCGAATGGATATTTGCATATTGGACATGCGAAATCTATTTTGCTGAACTATGGATTAGCGCAGGAATATGATGGGGAATTTCACATGCGTTTTGATGATACGAATCCGACAAAAGAGAAGATGGAATTCGTAGATTCGATCAAAGAAGATATCAAATGGCTAGGAGCTGACTGGAAGCAACATTTATATTTTGCATCAGATTATTTTGATCAGATGTATGATTGCGCAGTGAAATTGATAAAAAAAGGAAAAGCATATGTGTGTGATCTGACAGCGGAAGAGATCCGTCAGTATAGAGGAACTTTAACTGAAGCTGGAAAAGAAAGTCCATACCGCAACAGAAGTGTAGAAGAGAATCTTCAGTTGTTTGAAGAGATGCGTGATGGCAAGTATGAAGATGGAACAAAAGTACTTCGTGCTAAGATTGACATGGCATCACCAAATATTAACATGAGAGACCCTGTTATTTATCGTGTTGCACATATGACGCATCACAATACAGGAGATAAGTGGTGTATTTATCCGATGTACGATTTTGCACATCCAATTGAGGATGCAATCGAAGGAATCACACATTCTATTTGTACATTGGAGTTTGAAGATCACAGACCATTGTATGATTGGGTAGTAAGAGAATGTGAATTTACTATGCCGCCAAGACAGATTGAGTTTGCAAAATTATATCTGACAAATGTAGTGACTGGTAAGCGTTATATTAAGAAGCTGGTAGAAGACAAGATTGTAGATGGCTGGGATGATCCACGTCTTGTGTCCATTGCAGCACTTAGAAGAAGAGGATTTACACCGGAATCAATTAAGATGTTTATTGAAATGTGCGGAATTTCAAAGGCACAGAGTTCGGTTGATTATGCAATGTTAGAGTATTGTATCCGTGAAGATCTGAAGTTGAAAAAATCTCGAATGATGGCAGTATTAGATCCTATCAAACTTGTTATCGATAATTATCCAGAAGGACAGATTGAATATCTGGACGTACCTAACAATCTTGAAAATGAGGAGCTTGGAACAAGAAAAGTACCATTCTGCCGTGAACTTTATATTGAACGAGATGACTTTATGGAAGAACCACCGAAGAAATATTTCCGACTCTTTCCAGATAATGAAGTCCGCCTGATGTCAGCATATTTTGTTAAATGTGTTGGATATGAGAAGGATGAAGATGGTAATGTTACAGTTGTACATTGTACTTATGATCCGGAAACAAAGAGTGGAAGCGGCTTTACAGGAAGAAAAGTGAAAGGAACAATTCACTGGGTAGCAGCGCCAACAGCTCAAAAAGCAGAAGTGAGATTGTATGAGAATCTTGTTGATGAAGAGAAGGGTGTATATAACAAAGAAGATGGTTCTTTGAACTTGAATCCAAATTCATTGACAATTTTAAAAGAATGCTATGTAGAACCAAGTTTTCAGGATGCGAAAGCATATGATAGCTTCCAGTTCGTACGAACAGGTTACTTCTGTATTGATGCGAAGGATTCAACAACAGAGAATCTGGTGTTTAACCGCATTGTTTCATTGAAGAGTTCATTTAAACTTCCAAAGAAATAA
- a CDS encoding PLP-dependent aminotransferase family protein codes for MNELTISLQPKSGKPLYEQIYLYIKEDIQNGRMKSSEKLPSTRSLCKYLEVSRSTVELAYEQLLSEGYVKAVPYKGYYVTDIKGLYQIKNSSREYQEKEQSQKRQYLYDFTPNGVDLRGFPYNAWRKLSKECLADDKAEMFRLGNPQGELGLRNAICNYLHQARGVNCSPDQIIVGAGNDYLYMVLTTVMGNHHKIAFENPTYKRDYQLFYNLSYETCTVDIDEQGMDVSKLEQSNADIAFVMPSHQYPLGIVMPVKRRLELLQWAEKKADRYIIEDDYDSEFRYKGKPIPALQGYDNHEKVIYVGTFSKSIAPAIRVSYIVLPRILLQQYWEKSGFLNSTVSKVDQLILQKFIEEGYYERHLNKTRALYKGRHDRLLASLKCLRTQFDISGENAGVHLLLHCKNKMSETELIQRAADKDVKVYGLSEYYVKQQMQKQATILLGYANMQEKSIVEAVRLLKEAWTEKDA; via the coding sequence ATGAATGAATTAACAATTAGCTTACAGCCAAAATCAGGCAAACCATTATATGAACAGATTTATTTATATATCAAAGAAGATATTCAGAACGGACGTATGAAGAGCAGCGAGAAACTGCCTTCAACAAGATCGTTGTGTAAATATTTAGAAGTAAGTAGAAGTACAGTGGAACTGGCATATGAACAATTACTTTCAGAAGGATATGTGAAGGCAGTACCTTATAAGGGATATTATGTAACAGATATTAAAGGATTATATCAAATTAAGAATAGTTCGAGAGAGTATCAGGAGAAAGAACAGTCGCAAAAGAGACAGTATTTGTATGATTTTACTCCCAATGGGGTGGATTTAAGAGGATTCCCTTATAATGCATGGAGAAAATTATCAAAGGAATGTTTGGCAGACGATAAAGCTGAAATGTTTCGGCTGGGAAACCCGCAGGGGGAACTGGGATTGAGAAATGCGATATGCAATTATCTACATCAGGCGAGAGGTGTTAACTGCTCGCCTGATCAGATTATTGTAGGCGCAGGAAATGATTATCTATATATGGTTCTTACAACGGTAATGGGAAATCACCATAAAATTGCATTTGAGAATCCGACTTATAAACGAGACTATCAGTTGTTTTATAATTTGTCATACGAGACATGCACGGTAGATATAGACGAACAGGGGATGGATGTTTCAAAACTGGAGCAGTCGAATGCTGACATTGCATTTGTTATGCCATCGCATCAATATCCACTTGGAATTGTTATGCCGGTAAAACGCAGACTAGAGCTCCTCCAATGGGCAGAAAAGAAAGCAGACAGGTATATTATAGAGGATGATTATGACAGTGAATTCCGTTACAAGGGGAAACCTATCCCAGCATTACAAGGATATGATAATCATGAAAAAGTAATTTATGTGGGAACCTTTTCGAAATCTATAGCACCTGCAATACGTGTAAGTTATATTGTATTACCTCGCATATTACTTCAACAATATTGGGAAAAAAGCGGATTTTTAAATTCAACTGTTTCAAAAGTGGATCAGCTTATATTACAGAAATTTATTGAAGAAGGATATTATGAGCGGCATTTGAACAAGACAAGAGCCCTATACAAAGGGCGTCATGACAGATTGCTTGCATCATTAAAATGTCTCAGAACGCAGTTTGATATTTCAGGAGAAAATGCAGGAGTGCATTTGTTACTACATTGTAAGAATAAAATGTCGGAGACAGAGTTGATTCAAAGAGCAGCGGATAAAGACGTGAAAGTGTACGGATTGTCAGAATACTATGTTAAACAACAGATGCAAAAACAGGCTACGATTCTTCTTGGATATGCAAATATGCAGGAGAAAAGTATTGTTGAGGCAGTGCGATTGTTAAAAGAAGCATGGACAGAAAAAGACGCATAA